A window from Culex pipiens pallens isolate TS chromosome 3, TS_CPP_V2, whole genome shotgun sequence encodes these proteins:
- the LOC120412888 gene encoding fatty acyl-CoA reductase wat-like, producing MLEQIFTNDDVPREVRLSGINASPMRNFYRDKTVFLTGGTGFLGKLFIEKLLRCEVREIVLLVRAKRNRTPRERLQRQFEREAIYVTYAKDPNWYWDRLKIVEGSLEYDKLGLSEADLAYLQRSVDIVIHSAADVRFDVSLKTHIRTNVFGGNELLKIALGMSRLVSYLFISTAYANCIHEVVEEKYYDNVGVDPMTMVRLAESVDEDQLNVLCRKIIEPWPNTYTYTKMLTENLVRQYCDRLPVAIVRPSIVISTLEDPIAGWTDNVYGLNGVLVGVGCGLLRVLHCHAHCHADIIPADLVVNSSLAVIWHTSTQPAQGGPVEHIFNCTTRSDNPFTYQDVFDYGVGFREEIPALQSLWYPTYNGVDSPWVYYILQLFYHFLPALFFDTIARLKGMEPKVLFLNRKVLAFSDVLDFFTTNEWVFRNEKMRAVYDAMTADDQTFFPVDIRRVKWAEFFPTYLLGLRKYIVRESLDNLEQAKRKFQLLKAAHYVVLALVYVALAYVGYALLGKGLTERYGFRVIK from the exons ATGTTGGAGCAGATTTTCACCAACGATGACGTCCCCCGGGAGGTGCGCCTCAGCGGGATCAACGCGTCCCCGATGCGGAACTTTTACCGCGACAAAACGGTCTTCCTTACCGGCGGGACGGGCTTCCTCGGGAAACTCTTCATCGAGAAGCTGCTGCGGTGCGAGGTGCGCGAGATTGTCCTGCTGGTGCGGGCCAAACGGAACCGAACGCCCCGGGAACGGCTGCAGCGGCAGTTCGAGCGGGAAGCG ATCTACGTGACGTATGCGAAAGATCCAAACTGGTACTGGGATCGCCTGAAGATCGTGGAGGGTTCTCTGGAGTACGACAAGCTTGGACTGTCGGAGGCAGACCTTGCGTACCTGCAACGCTCGGTGGACATCGTGATTCACTCCGCGGCGGATGTCCGCTTCGACGTGTCCCTCAAGACCCACATCCGGACAAACGTGTTTGGGGGCAATGAGCTGCTCAAGATCGCGCTCGGGATGTCCCGGCTCGTTTCGTACCTGTTCATTTCGACGGCCTACGCAAACTGCATCCACGAGGTGGTCGAGGAAAAGTACTACGACAACGTGGGGGTTGACCCGATGACGATGGTCCGGCTGGCGGAGTCCGTCGACGAGGATCAGCTGAACGTGCTCTGCCGGAAGATCatcgagccgtggccgaacaCGTACACTTACACGAAGATGCTGACGGAGAACTTGGTCCGGCAGTACTGCGATCGACTGCCGGTGGCGATTGTGCGGCCCTCGATTG TGATCTCAACCTTGGAGGATCCAATCGCCGGCTGGACGGACAACGTCTATGGTCTAAACGGCGTTTTGGTCGGGGTGGGTTGCGGCCTTCTGCGAGTTCTGCACTGTCACGCCCACTGCCACGCGGATATCATCCCGGCGGATCTGGTGGTCAACTCCAGTCTGGCCGTGATCTGGCACACCAGCACTCAGCCTGCGCAGGGAGGACCCGTGGAGCACATCTTCAACTGTACGACCCGGTCGGACAACCCGTTCACCTATCAGGACGTGTTCGACTACGGAGTCGGCTTTCGTGAGGAGATCCCAGCGCTGCAGTCCTTGTGGTATCCCACATACAACGGAGTTGATTCACCCTGGGTGTACTACATCTTGCAGCTGTTTTATCACTTCTTGCCGGCACTGTTTTTCGATACGATCGCGAGACTGAAAGGGATGGAGCCAAA GGTCCTCTTCCTGAACCGCAAGGTGCTCGCCTTCTCCGACGTGCTcgacttcttcaccaccaacgAGTGGGTGTTCCGGAACGAAAAGATGCGAGCCGTGTACGACGCCATGACCGCCGACGACCAGACCTTCTTCCCGGTGGACATCCGGCGCGTCAAGTGGGCCGAGTTCTTCCCGACGTACCTGCTCGGACTACGCAAGTACATCGTGCGGGAAAGTCTGGACAATCTGGAGCAGGCCAAGCGCAAGTTCCAGCTGCTGAAGGCCGCCCATTACGTGGTTCTAGCGTTGGTCTACGTGGCCTTGGCTTACGTGGGGTACGCGCTGCTGGGGAAGGGCTTGACGGAACGGTACGGGTTTCGTGTGATTAAGTGA